A single region of the bacterium genome encodes:
- a CDS encoding NupC/NupG family nucleoside CNT transporter, translating to MTEVGLRAVSAVGFVVLLGITVLCSTNRGAIDRRTVLVGVGLQVGIAVLLLATPIRDAMLPFFERLVSLLLAWSQAGAGFLFGALLEQGESFALGVLPLIIFMGSLFGVLYHLGLVQPLVRVSSRSLSRAMGVSGAEGLAAASNVFVGMIESGIVVGPYLARMTRSELFAFMTLGMSTIAGTVLVTYAKILGAAQYAGHLIVASLISAPAALVVAKIMIPETETPETAGGDAIAHEERAENVIDAAAVGALAGLRLALSIGALLIAFVALIALANSAMGAIGGLLGQPDLTLQALFGWLFAPVAALMGVPWAEAREVGALIGVKTVLNEFIAYHDLAAAVEAGRVGPRSALIASYALCGFANFGSLAILLGGLEALAPERRPEAARLGLRSILAGTIATCLTGCLAGLIA from the coding sequence ATGACTGAAGTCGGGCTTCGAGCGGTCTCTGCGGTGGGCTTCGTCGTGCTCCTCGGGATCACCGTCCTCTGCTCGACGAATCGAGGCGCGATCGATCGGCGGACCGTGCTCGTGGGCGTCGGACTGCAGGTGGGGATCGCCGTCCTCCTGCTGGCGACCCCGATCCGCGACGCGATGCTGCCCTTCTTCGAACGGCTGGTGTCGCTCCTCCTCGCGTGGTCCCAGGCCGGGGCGGGCTTCCTCTTCGGTGCGCTGCTCGAGCAGGGGGAGAGCTTCGCCCTCGGCGTCCTGCCGCTCATCATCTTCATGGGCTCGCTCTTCGGCGTGCTCTACCACCTGGGCCTCGTCCAGCCGCTCGTGCGGGTATCGTCGCGAAGCCTGTCTCGCGCGATGGGGGTCTCCGGCGCGGAGGGACTCGCCGCCGCCTCGAACGTCTTCGTCGGCATGATCGAGTCGGGCATCGTCGTCGGCCCCTATCTGGCCCGCATGACCCGAAGCGAGCTCTTCGCCTTCATGACCCTCGGCATGTCGACCATCGCGGGGACGGTGCTCGTGACCTACGCGAAGATCCTCGGCGCGGCCCAGTACGCGGGACACCTGATCGTCGCGAGCCTGATCTCCGCGCCCGCCGCCCTCGTGGTCGCGAAGATCATGATCCCGGAGACGGAGACGCCGGAGACCGCCGGCGGCGACGCGATCGCCCACGAGGAGCGCGCCGAGAACGTGATCGACGCGGCGGCGGTCGGCGCCCTCGCCGGGCTGAGGCTCGCGCTCTCGATCGGTGCGCTGCTGATCGCGTTCGTCGCGCTGATCGCCCTCGCGAACAGCGCCATGGGCGCGATCGGGGGTCTCCTCGGCCAGCCGGACCTCACGCTGCAGGCCCTCTTCGGCTGGCTCTTCGCGCCCGTCGCCGCTCTGATGGGCGTGCCCTGGGCGGAGGCGCGCGAGGTGGGGGCGCTGATCGGCGTGAAGACCGTGTTGAACGAGTTCATCGCCTATCACGACCTGGCGGCGGCGGTCGAAGCGGGCCGGGTCGGCCCGCGGAGCGCATTGATCGCGAGCTACGCGCTCTGCGGCTTCGCGAATTTCGGCTCGCTGGCGATCCTGCTCGGCGGTCTCGAAGCCCTGGCCCCCGAACGACGCCCCGAAGCGGCGCGCCTTGGACTACGCTCGATCCTGGCCGGCACGATCGCCACGTGCCTGACGGGTTGTCTCGCCGGCTTGATCGCTTGA
- a CDS encoding membrane dipeptidase has protein sequence MPASRTATRIAPIVAAIFVLGWLYLGLRLESWINLVEPERLPEVGPQAEALHGTSFVADLHADSLLFGRDLLERSTMGHVDLPRLQEGGVALQVFSLPTIVPFGLNIERNVGDGLDSLTVAGLVQLSPTALLGPTGRALHAAERLEDFAAASDGELVVIRTRADLAALQAARAEGADTTGALLALEGAHALESDPENLGRLFDAGYRMIGLTHFFDNDYAGSAHGVERGGLTPLGRATLAEMEARGITLDLAHLAPVAVDEALDRSTRPTVFSHGGVRGTCDNQRNLSDEHVRRIAAGGGVVGIGYWEWAVCGTTPRDVARAITYVVRLVGADHAALGSDYDGGTTVGFDTSQLAALTQALLDEGLTPGEVRKVMGDNVLRVLAENLPPAGLAADDAP, from the coding sequence ATGCCCGCGTCCAGAACCGCCACCCGGATCGCCCCGATCGTCGCTGCGATCTTCGTCCTGGGCTGGCTCTATCTCGGACTGCGACTGGAGAGCTGGATCAACCTCGTCGAGCCCGAGCGCCTTCCGGAGGTCGGCCCGCAGGCGGAGGCCCTCCACGGAACGAGCTTCGTCGCCGATCTCCACGCGGACTCGCTCCTCTTCGGTCGGGACCTGCTCGAGCGCAGCACGATGGGTCACGTCGACCTGCCCCGCCTCCAGGAAGGCGGCGTCGCACTCCAGGTCTTCTCACTTCCGACGATCGTGCCCTTCGGGCTGAACATCGAACGGAACGTGGGCGACGGCCTCGACTCGCTGACCGTCGCCGGTCTCGTGCAGCTCTCTCCGACGGCCCTGCTCGGACCGACCGGGCGCGCGCTGCATGCCGCCGAGCGCCTGGAGGATTTCGCCGCGGCCTCCGACGGAGAACTCGTCGTGATCCGGACGCGGGCGGATCTCGCCGCGCTCCAGGCCGCGCGTGCCGAGGGCGCCGACACGACCGGCGCCCTGCTCGCGCTCGAGGGCGCCCACGCCCTCGAGAGCGATCCGGAGAACCTCGGTCGCCTCTTCGATGCGGGCTACCGCATGATCGGCCTCACCCACTTCTTCGACAACGACTACGCCGGCTCGGCCCACGGCGTCGAGCGCGGCGGCCTCACGCCCCTCGGCCGCGCGACCCTCGCCGAGATGGAGGCGCGAGGCATCACCCTCGATCTCGCCCATCTCGCCCCGGTGGCCGTCGACGAGGCGCTCGATCGGTCGACGCGCCCCACGGTCTTCTCGCACGGGGGCGTGCGCGGGACCTGCGACAACCAGCGCAACCTCTCCGACGAGCACGTACGGCGGATCGCGGCCGGCGGCGGCGTCGTCGGGATCGGCTACTGGGAGTGGGCCGTCTGCGGAACGACACCGCGGGACGTCGCCCGCGCCATCACCTACGTGGTCCGTCTCGTGGGCGCGGACCATGCCGCGCTCGGCTCCGACTACGACGGGGGCACGACCGTCGGCTTCGACACGAGTCAGCTGGCGGCCCTCACCCAGGCACTGCTCGACGAGGGGCTCACGCCGGGCGAAGTCCGCAAGGTCATGGGCGACAACGTGCTGCGCGTGCTCGCCGAGAACCTCCCGCCGGCGGGACTCGCCGCGGACGACGCGCCCTAG
- the lspA gene encoding signal peptidase II, whose protein sequence is MPTLSRKLWIFLPTFLITFVIDKATKIAIVDRFAYGERQTVIDGFFNLTHVRNPGGAFSFLATMPEGLRQAFFLGTGALAVGLLLYFLAKVEPEERLAPLAIGGILGGALGNLTDRLYYGEVIDFLDFRLIGGYVWPTFNMADCWIVVGVAVLMLQMFFEGEPDAPAPESSSPGGELGA, encoded by the coding sequence GTGCCGACCCTGTCCCGAAAGCTCTGGATCTTCCTTCCCACCTTCCTGATCACCTTCGTGATCGACAAGGCGACGAAGATCGCGATCGTCGACCGCTTCGCGTACGGCGAGCGGCAGACGGTGATCGACGGGTTCTTCAACCTGACCCACGTGCGGAACCCGGGCGGCGCCTTCAGCTTCCTGGCCACGATGCCCGAGGGGCTCCGGCAGGCCTTCTTCCTGGGGACCGGCGCCCTCGCGGTCGGGCTGCTGCTCTACTTCCTCGCCAAGGTCGAGCCGGAGGAGCGGCTGGCGCCCCTGGCGATCGGCGGGATCCTCGGGGGTGCCCTCGGCAATCTGACCGACCGGCTCTACTACGGCGAGGTGATCGACTTCCTCGACTTCCGTCTGATCGGCGGATACGTCTGGCCGACCTTCAACATGGCCGACTGCTGGATCGTCGTCGGCGTCGCCGTCCTGATGCTCCAGATGTTCTTCGAGGGCGAGCCGGACGCGCCGGCGCCCGAGTCGTCCTCACCGGGCGGCGAGCTCGGCGCCTGA
- a CDS encoding ATP-binding protein, whose amino-acid sequence MNLDLQGIFDALLEGVVVLDDDGRVEYSNTEARRLLDAAVLEASAGKRLIDTLGPDHPLSRIVDRVRVSGRPAIHDEVAFPRPLAAPIPVDVSVSLLGNDHPRPGAPRPLVATIRDRSAARSLREEIRERERQESYGHIAAGIAHEVKNPLGGIRGAAELLSYRAQDDRARKAAELIVGEVDRIAGLVDELMVFARGDELDLEDVNIHQPLDSLLDLLELERGYEEIHVKRIYDPSLPELKADPARLQQIFLNLARNAMQSMEETGGTLTLSTGMTLEHRLVGSDGRPRPTIEVCVADTGPGIAPDILDRLSTPFFTTKQRGTGLGLSVARHWIRRHGGRLRLDSVEGEGTRAIVDLPLEPLVPAPEADSQEPLV is encoded by the coding sequence ATGAATCTCGACCTCCAGGGCATCTTCGATGCGCTCCTCGAAGGCGTCGTCGTTCTCGATGACGACGGCCGGGTCGAGTACAGCAACACCGAGGCCCGGCGCCTGCTCGACGCCGCCGTCCTCGAGGCCAGCGCCGGCAAGCGCCTGATCGACACCCTCGGCCCGGACCACCCCCTGTCCCGGATCGTCGACCGGGTCCGCGTCTCCGGTCGCCCCGCGATCCACGACGAAGTCGCGTTTCCTCGCCCCCTCGCCGCTCCGATCCCCGTCGACGTCTCGGTCTCGCTCCTCGGAAACGACCATCCGCGCCCCGGCGCACCGCGCCCCCTCGTCGCGACGATTCGGGACCGCAGCGCCGCCCGTTCCCTGCGCGAGGAGATCCGCGAGCGCGAGCGCCAGGAATCCTACGGACACATCGCCGCCGGCATCGCCCACGAGGTCAAGAACCCGCTCGGCGGCATCCGTGGTGCCGCCGAGCTCCTCTCCTACCGCGCGCAGGACGACCGCGCGCGGAAGGCCGCGGAGCTGATCGTCGGCGAGGTCGACCGGATCGCCGGGCTGGTCGACGAGCTGATGGTGTTCGCGCGCGGCGACGAGCTCGACCTCGAAGACGTGAACATCCACCAGCCCCTCGACTCCCTGCTCGACCTCCTCGAGCTCGAACGGGGCTACGAAGAGATCCACGTCAAACGCATCTACGATCCCTCGCTCCCGGAGCTGAAGGCGGACCCGGCCCGGCTCCAGCAGATCTTCCTGAATCTGGCGCGCAACGCGATGCAGTCGATGGAAGAGACCGGCGGGACCCTCACGCTCTCGACCGGGATGACCCTCGAACACCGGCTCGTCGGCTCCGACGGCCGACCCCGCCCGACCATCGAGGTCTGCGTCGCCGACACCGGACCGGGGATCGCGCCCGACATCCTCGACCGCCTCTCGACGCCCTTCTTCACGACCAAGCAGCGAGGCACCGGCCTCGGCCTCTCCGTCGCCCGTCATTGGATCCGTCGCCACGGTGGCCGCCTCCGCCTCGATTCCGTCGAAGGCGAGGGCACCCGAGCCATCGTCGACCTCCCCCTCGAGCCGCTCGTTCCGGCGCCGGAAGCGGACTCCCAGGAGCCCCTCGTATGA
- a CDS encoding sigma-54 dependent transcriptional regulator, with amino-acid sequence MNSATDAMRVLVADDEASIRFVLQEVLEGLGHEVVAVEDGEAAARELASEPYDLAFMDIRMPGMTGIEALQQHRAAGGDVAIVIITAQNLLDNAVESMKSGALDYLVKPFALAEVEALAEKARSTRALKDEVRSLRRQVGRAVSPGGDRLVGSSPALLEIFKTVGKVAPRNVPVLLTGESGTGKELVAHAIHAASPRGEGPFVAVNAAAIPRELLESELFGHERGAFTGATSARAGRFREASGGTLFLDEIGDMPVDLQAKLLRVLQSGEVTPVGGRDPIVVDVRIIAATHRDLDEGVREGSFREDLLYRLRVVPLSIPPLRERIEDVRTLAHHFAERYAPELAEGPVSLPDATVERLERHTWPGNVRELENAIKRALVLSTDEVLAPSEFDFLESTTPAPAPTTSLESLVTSEVEALLARSEDEGDLYREIQERVERPLLEVVLERTGGNQIRAAALLGINRNTLRKKITELAIELPKRG; translated from the coding sequence ATGAACTCCGCAACCGACGCGATGCGCGTCCTCGTCGCCGACGACGAAGCCTCCATCCGCTTCGTCCTCCAGGAGGTCCTCGAAGGCCTCGGCCATGAAGTGGTCGCCGTCGAGGACGGCGAAGCCGCGGCCCGCGAGCTCGCGAGTGAACCCTACGACCTCGCCTTCATGGACATCCGCATGCCCGGCATGACCGGGATCGAAGCGCTCCAGCAACATCGCGCCGCCGGCGGCGACGTCGCGATCGTGATCATCACGGCGCAGAACCTGCTCGACAACGCCGTCGAGTCGATGAAGTCGGGCGCCCTCGACTACCTGGTCAAGCCCTTCGCCCTCGCGGAGGTCGAAGCCCTCGCCGAGAAGGCGCGTTCCACGCGAGCGCTCAAGGACGAGGTCCGCTCGCTGCGGCGGCAGGTCGGACGCGCCGTCTCGCCGGGCGGCGATCGGCTCGTCGGGTCGAGCCCGGCCCTCCTCGAGATCTTCAAGACCGTCGGCAAGGTCGCGCCGCGCAACGTGCCCGTCCTGCTGACCGGCGAGAGCGGCACGGGCAAGGAGCTCGTCGCCCACGCGATCCACGCGGCCAGCCCCCGCGGCGAGGGCCCCTTCGTCGCGGTCAACGCCGCGGCGATTCCGCGGGAGCTCCTCGAGAGCGAGCTCTTCGGCCACGAGCGCGGTGCCTTCACGGGCGCGACCAGCGCACGGGCAGGCCGCTTCCGCGAGGCGTCGGGCGGAACGCTCTTCCTCGACGAGATCGGCGACATGCCCGTCGACCTCCAGGCGAAGCTCCTTCGGGTCCTCCAGTCGGGGGAGGTCACGCCGGTGGGCGGGCGCGATCCGATCGTCGTCGACGTCCGGATCATCGCCGCGACCCACCGCGATCTCGACGAAGGCGTGCGGGAAGGCTCGTTCCGCGAGGACCTGCTCTACCGCCTGCGCGTCGTACCACTCTCGATCCCGCCGCTTCGCGAACGGATCGAAGACGTCCGCACCCTCGCCCACCACTTCGCGGAGCGATACGCCCCCGAGCTGGCCGAGGGCCCGGTCAGCCTCCCGGACGCGACGGTCGAACGGCTCGAACGTCACACCTGGCCCGGCAACGTGCGCGAGCTCGAGAACGCGATCAAACGCGCTCTGGTCCTCTCGACCGACGAGGTCCTCGCGCCGAGCGAGTTCGACTTCCTCGAGTCGACGACCCCGGCGCCCGCCCCGACGACGAGCCTCGAATCCCTGGTGACGAGTGAAGTGGAAGCGCTGCTCGCGCGGAGCGAGGACGAGGGCGATCTCTACCGCGAGATCCAGGAGCGCGTCGAGCGACCGCTCCTCGAGGTCGTCCTCGAACGCACCGGCGGCAACCAGATCCGCGCCGCTGCGCTCCTCGGCATCAACCGCAACACGCTCCGCAAGAAGATCACCGAGCTCGCCATCGAGCTCCCGAAACGGGGCTGA
- a CDS encoding 1-acyl-sn-glycerol-3-phosphate acyltransferase yields the protein MLDLPRLKRLGLTQRPLSQRILGRLLHANYVYLPGVELEIEGEENLPEAPVIFAMNHTDRYNYWPWQYAIWKRWGRFTAAWVKGKYYENRLLALFMESMLQLPTVSRGYLITKDFQSVLQRTPTDQEYALLRDVVDRRAAGEAAPLPEPPDVPELLLRKPRSPLGFPFEPADRDYADYICELFLAMMARFVELNEEARDLGIDLLIFPQGTRSIRLLDSHIGIAQIALHLQIPIVPVGCNGSDTLYPGGSPFARKGRVTYRIGAPIRYEDLAAFHVKEAYAPFSGVAERDHALAFRGVADLVTERIEALLDEPYRRAPEEPADDDPARSSNRFV from the coding sequence ATGCTCGATCTGCCGCGCCTGAAGCGACTGGGGCTGACCCAGCGGCCCCTGTCCCAACGAATCCTCGGGCGTCTGCTCCACGCGAACTACGTGTACCTGCCCGGCGTGGAGCTCGAGATCGAAGGGGAGGAGAACCTGCCCGAGGCCCCGGTCATCTTCGCGATGAACCACACGGACCGATACAACTACTGGCCCTGGCAGTACGCGATCTGGAAGCGATGGGGCCGCTTCACGGCGGCCTGGGTCAAGGGCAAGTACTACGAGAACCGACTGCTCGCGCTGTTCATGGAGAGCATGCTCCAGCTGCCGACGGTCTCGCGCGGCTACCTGATCACCAAGGATTTCCAGTCGGTCCTGCAGCGAACGCCGACCGATCAGGAGTACGCGCTCCTGCGGGACGTCGTCGATCGACGCGCCGCCGGCGAGGCGGCGCCGCTTCCGGAGCCGCCGGACGTCCCGGAGCTCCTGCTGCGCAAACCGCGAAGTCCGCTCGGCTTCCCCTTCGAGCCGGCGGATCGGGACTACGCCGACTACATCTGCGAGCTCTTCCTGGCGATGATGGCGCGCTTCGTCGAGCTGAACGAAGAGGCGCGGGATCTCGGGATCGACCTGCTCATCTTTCCGCAGGGCACGCGCTCGATCCGCCTCCTCGACAGCCACATCGGGATCGCACAGATCGCGCTCCACCTGCAGATCCCGATCGTCCCCGTCGGCTGCAACGGCTCGGACACGCTCTATCCCGGTGGCTCTCCCTTCGCCAGGAAGGGACGCGTGACCTACCGGATCGGCGCGCCGATCCGGTACGAAGACCTCGCGGCCTTCCACGTGAAGGAGGCGTACGCGCCCTTCTCCGGCGTCGCCGAGCGGGACCACGCGCTCGCGTTCCGGGGCGTCGCGGATCTGGTCACGGAACGGATCGAGGCGCTCCTGGACGAGCCGTATCGGCGCGCGCCCGAGGAGCCCGCCGACGACGACCCCGCGCGCAGCTCGAACCGCTTCGTCTAG
- a CDS encoding molybdopterin molybdotransferase MoeA, whose product MRQGLTVAEAQAAILEETPRLGAETISASDAAGRVLAEAVISARRHPPADCSAMDGYAVRREDLIGVSAEAPRTLPVAYEVPAGGQAARPLGVGEAARIFTGAPIPPAADAVVMQEDTDQGAETVEIRTEPAERANVRDGGEDFEVGDRLIDEGAVLGAAHLGVLASLGRTIVSVHQRPRVAILSGGDELVEPDRPADGGRIVSSNSYTLAAQCREIGAEPIYLGIAEDTPEAIESRMRAGLGADVLVSSAGVSVGDHDHVRDVLEKVGCRLRFWGVKMKPGFPLAFGVIESTGQLVFGLPGNPVSTAVTFEEFVRPALRRMMGHRAIHRPVVRATLTDDYRKKAGRLHFVRVTLERSGDGVLAHLTGNQSSGVLTSMIRGQGLAVVPLESDGVTAGTEVDVQILDATFFDRDERGF is encoded by the coding sequence ATGCGGCAAGGACTGACCGTCGCCGAGGCCCAGGCGGCGATCCTCGAAGAAACGCCGCGCCTCGGCGCGGAAACGATCTCCGCGTCCGACGCGGCCGGGCGCGTGCTCGCGGAAGCCGTGATCTCGGCGCGGCGGCATCCGCCGGCGGACTGTTCGGCGATGGATGGCTATGCGGTCCGTCGCGAGGACCTGATCGGCGTGAGCGCCGAGGCACCGCGCACCCTGCCGGTCGCCTACGAGGTCCCGGCCGGCGGTCAGGCGGCTCGTCCCCTCGGCGTGGGGGAGGCGGCGCGGATCTTCACGGGCGCTCCGATCCCGCCCGCCGCGGACGCGGTCGTCATGCAGGAGGATACGGACCAGGGCGCCGAGACCGTCGAGATCCGGACCGAGCCCGCGGAACGGGCGAACGTGCGCGATGGCGGCGAGGACTTCGAGGTCGGCGACCGGTTGATCGATGAAGGCGCGGTCCTCGGCGCGGCCCATCTCGGGGTGCTCGCCTCGCTGGGCCGAACGATCGTCTCCGTCCACCAGCGGCCGCGCGTCGCGATCCTCTCGGGCGGTGACGAGCTGGTCGAGCCGGATCGCCCCGCCGACGGCGGACGCATCGTCTCTTCCAACTCGTACACCCTGGCGGCGCAGTGTCGCGAGATCGGCGCCGAGCCGATCTATCTCGGGATCGCGGAGGACACGCCCGAGGCCATCGAATCGCGGATGCGCGCGGGCCTCGGCGCCGACGTGCTCGTGAGCAGCGCCGGCGTCTCGGTCGGCGATCACGACCACGTCCGTGACGTCCTCGAGAAGGTCGGCTGCCGGCTGCGCTTCTGGGGCGTGAAGATGAAGCCCGGGTTCCCGCTCGCGTTCGGCGTGATCGAGTCGACCGGTCAGCTCGTCTTCGGTCTGCCGGGCAATCCCGTCTCGACCGCCGTGACCTTCGAGGAGTTCGTCCGGCCCGCGCTGCGCAGGATGATGGGCCATCGCGCGATCCATCGGCCCGTCGTTCGCGCGACCCTGACCGACGACTACCGCAAGAAGGCCGGTCGCCTCCACTTCGTTCGCGTGACCCTCGAGCGGAGCGGCGACGGGGTGCTCGCGCACCTGACCGGAAACCAGAGCTCCGGCGTGCTCACCTCGATGATCCGCGGTCAGGGCCTCGCCGTCGTGCCACTCGAGTCCGACGGGGTCACGGCGGGAACCGAGGTCGACGTCCAGATCCTCGACGCCACGTTCTTCGATCGGGACGAGCGGGGATTCTGA
- the thiE gene encoding thiamine phosphate synthase — protein MSDRADRGLDYRGLHVLADDDPRWAKDPVEQAREACAGGAPVVQLRSKHATDREALGWAQAIRRLTREAGARFVVNDRFDLALLAEADAVHLGQDDLPPSALPTDVRRRLAVGRSTHTPEQLVATRDEDVDYVAFGPVFGTTSKDSDYDRRGLEALREAVRLAAPRPLVAIGGITADRVASLREAGVAGFAVISVVAAAEDPVAATADLVARFARAER, from the coding sequence TTGAGTGACCGCGCCGACCGCGGCCTCGACTACCGCGGACTCCACGTCCTGGCGGACGACGATCCGCGCTGGGCGAAGGACCCGGTCGAGCAGGCACGCGAGGCCTGCGCCGGCGGGGCCCCCGTCGTTCAGCTCCGCTCGAAGCACGCGACGGACCGCGAGGCCCTCGGCTGGGCACAGGCGATCCGCAGGCTCACCCGCGAGGCCGGCGCCCGCTTCGTCGTGAACGATCGCTTCGACCTCGCCCTCCTCGCCGAAGCGGATGCGGTCCACCTCGGTCAAGACGACCTGCCGCCGTCCGCCCTGCCGACGGACGTGCGCCGCCGGCTCGCCGTCGGTCGCTCGACCCACACGCCCGAGCAGCTCGTCGCGACCCGAGACGAAGACGTCGACTACGTGGCCTTCGGTCCCGTCTTCGGCACGACCTCGAAGGACTCCGACTACGATCGGCGCGGACTCGAGGCGCTGCGCGAGGCCGTGCGGCTCGCGGCGCCGCGACCGCTCGTCGCCATCGGCGGGATCACCGCGGATCGCGTGGCGTCGCTGCGGGAAGCCGGGGTCGCGGGCTTCGCGGTCATCTCGGTCGTGGCCGCGGCCGAAGATCCGGTCGCGGCGACGGCGGATCTCGTGGCGCGATTCGCGCGGGCGGAACGATGA
- a CDS encoding PaaX family transcriptional regulator, protein MQQPTARSLVLDLLSTLRRGTMPVRALVEAGALLGIEENNVRVSLARLYASGRIERDERGRYRLGPAVAAISGRLRSWRDLGQRQRAWKGDWIAVHCARLGRGPARRRRERALELLGFRALETGFSLRPDNLRGGVDGVREQLVSLATGADATDTALGRVFVVRDLDPSSDLEARSLWDAAALADEGRASLADLQASEARLERLSDEEAMVESFLVGGRILRQLVRHPLLPPEILDPAPLRDLLDAMKHYDARGRDAWARFLSRHDVPHRALPLDAREPTADRPGALH, encoded by the coding sequence GTGCAGCAACCGACCGCGCGCAGCCTCGTGCTCGACCTCCTCTCGACCCTCCGGCGAGGGACGATGCCCGTGCGCGCGTTGGTCGAGGCCGGCGCCCTGCTCGGGATCGAGGAGAACAACGTCCGTGTGAGTCTCGCGCGCCTCTACGCCTCCGGTCGCATCGAGCGGGACGAGCGAGGGCGGTATCGCCTCGGTCCCGCCGTCGCCGCGATCAGCGGACGTCTGCGGAGCTGGCGGGACCTCGGCCAGCGCCAACGCGCCTGGAAGGGGGACTGGATCGCCGTCCACTGCGCGCGCCTCGGCCGCGGGCCGGCGCGCCGCCGCCGGGAGCGCGCCCTCGAGCTGCTCGGATTCCGCGCGCTCGAAACCGGCTTCTCCCTGCGCCCCGACAACCTCCGCGGTGGCGTCGACGGCGTGCGCGAGCAGCTGGTCTCCCTCGCGACCGGAGCCGACGCGACGGATACGGCCCTGGGCCGCGTCTTCGTCGTCCGGGACCTCGATCCCTCGAGCGACCTCGAGGCCCGAAGCCTCTGGGACGCGGCCGCCCTCGCCGACGAAGGCCGCGCGTCCCTCGCGGATCTCCAGGCATCCGAAGCCCGCCTCGAACGGCTCTCCGACGAAGAGGCGATGGTCGAGTCGTTCCTGGTCGGCGGCCGCATCCTTCGTCAGCTGGTTCGCCACCCGCTGCTCCCGCCCGAGATCCTCGACCCCGCGCCGCTGCGTGATCTGCTCGACGCGATGAAGCACTACGACGCCCGCGGACGCGACGCCTGGGCCCGCTTCCTCTCCCGTCACGACGTTCCCCACCGTGCCCTCCCCCTCGACGCCCGCGAGCCGACCGCGGACCGACCCGGCGCGCTCCATTGA
- the rfaE2 gene encoding D-glycero-beta-D-manno-heptose 1-phosphate adenylyltransferase yields the protein MKAPPAERARDKVLSLEAAKHAVTRARRRGDTIVFTNGCFDLLHPGHVRSLEAARALGDRLVVAVNHDASVRRLKGPDRPVQPARVRKEIVAALTAVDWVVGFDGDTPIRAIRALRPDVLAKGGDWALDEIVGREDVEGWGGRVARLPLLAGHSTTATVAALRDRKRRR from the coding sequence GTGAAGGCGCCGCCCGCCGAGCGAGCGCGCGACAAGGTATTGAGCCTCGAGGCCGCGAAGCACGCCGTGACCCGGGCCCGGCGTCGCGGAGACACGATCGTCTTCACGAACGGCTGCTTCGACCTTCTCCACCCGGGTCACGTGCGGAGCCTCGAGGCCGCACGCGCCCTCGGCGACCGTCTCGTCGTCGCCGTCAATCACGACGCGAGCGTGCGACGCCTGAAGGGACCCGATCGACCGGTCCAACCCGCGCGCGTGCGCAAGGAGATCGTCGCCGCCCTCACCGCCGTCGACTGGGTCGTGGGGTTCGACGGCGACACGCCGATCCGCGCGATCCGCGCCCTGCGGCCGGACGTCCTCGCGAAGGGCGGCGACTGGGCACTCGACGAGATCGTCGGACGCGAGGACGTCGAGGGCTGGGGCGGTCGCGTCGCCCGCCTTCCCCTGCTCGCGGGCCACTCGACCACGGCCACCGTCGCCGCCCTGCGAGACCGCAAGCGGCGGCGCTAG